The proteins below come from a single Malus domestica chromosome 03, GDT2T_hap1 genomic window:
- the LOC103415087 gene encoding phytoene synthase 2, chloroplastic, producing the protein MCSTISFAGKTYIGESNGRIRRRISMVTAAKAQVITAPKQRSRPVFPELSIQGFPLADLHVQEIVQRQSQTRSVDGEGGRRRPQFNPSFLEEAYERCKNLCAEYAKTFYLGTLLMTEERQKAIWAIYVWCRRTDELVDGPNSDYMSSEVLDRWEQRLEDIFEGRPYDMLDAALTHTVFNFPLDIKPFRDMIEGMRMDTQKCRYHNFQELYLYCYYVAGTVGLMSVPIMGIAPDSRISTQSTYDSALYLGIGNQLTNILRDVGEDAMRGRVYLPQDELAQFGLCDNDVFSRKVTDQWRAFMKKQITRARFYFNLAEEGASQLDKASRWPVWSSLLIYRNILDAIEDNDYDNLTKRAYVKRAKKLLMLPLAYTRSLSTHNLMSQ; encoded by the exons ATGTGTTCTACAATTTCCTTCGCAGGAAAGACTTACATCGGAGAGAGCAATGGAAGAATTCGGCGTCGAATATCTATGGTCACAGCAGCAAAAGCTCAAGTGATTACAGCTCCCAAGCAAAGAAGCAGGCCTGTTTTTCCTGAGCTTTCGATTCAAGGCTTTCCTCTTGCTGATTTACACGTGCAAGAAATCGTTCAAAGGCAGTCTCAGACTCGTAGTGTGGACGGGGAAGGCGGCCGGCGCAGGCCGCAGTTCAACCCTAGCTTTCTTGAAGAAGCATATGAGAGGTGCAAGAACCTTTGTGCAGAATATGCCAAGACATTCTATCTAG GCACTTTACTTATGACAGAAGAGCGTCAAAAGGCAATATGGGCAATCTATG TTTGGTGTAGGAGGACAGATGAACTGGTGGATGGCCCGAATTCCGATTACATGAGCTCGGAAGTTCTTGATAGATGGGAACAGAGACTGGAAGACATTTTCGAAGGACGGCCTTATGACATGCTTGATGCTGCGCTGACTCATACCgtttttaattttcctttagACATCAAG CCTTTTCGGGACATGATTGAGGGTATGCGAATGGACACGCAAAAATGCCGATACCATAATTTTCAAGAGCTCTATCTTTACTGCTACTATGTGGCAGGGACGGTCGGCCTAATGAGTGTTCCTATAATGGGAATTGCACCAGATTCTCGAATTTCTACTCAAAGTACATATGATTCTGCATTATATTTGGGCATAGGAAACCAACTCACAAACATCCTTAGAGATGTTGGAGAGGA TGCAATGAGAGGAAGAGTTTATCTTCCCCAAGATGAGCTTGCGCAGTTTGGGTTGTGCGATAACGATGTTTTTTCAAGAAAAGTGACTGATCAATGGAGAGCATTCATGAAAAAACAGATTACAAGAGCAAGGTTTTATTTCAACCTAGCAGAAGAAGGAGCTTCTCAGCTTGATAAGGCTAGCCGTTGGCCG GTATGGTCATCGTTACTGATATATCGAAACATACTAGACGCGATCGAAGACAATGATTACGATAACTTGACAAAGAGAGCGTACGTAAAGAGAGCCAAGAAACTTCTCATGCTGCCTTTGGCATACACAAGATCTCTATCAACACATAATTTGATGTCCCAATAA
- the LOC103415097 gene encoding serine/threonine-protein phosphatase PP2A catalytic subunit, whose protein sequence is MDSVPSNSHGNLDEQIAQLMQCKPLSEQEVRVLCEKAKEILMEESNVQPVKSPVTICGDIHGQFHDLAELFRIGGKCPDTNYLFMGDYVDRGYYSVETVTLLVALKVRYHQRITILRGNHESRQITQVYGFYDECLRKYGNANVWKIFTDLFDYFPLTALVESEIFCLHGGLSPSIETLDNIRNFDRVQEVPHEGPMCDLLWSDPDDRCGWGISPRGAGYTFGQDISEQFNHTNNLKLIARAHQLVMEGYNWGHEQKVVTIFSAPNYCYRCGNMASILEVDDCKGHTFIQFEPAPRRGEPDVTRRTPDYFL, encoded by the exons atggATTCAGTCCCTTCGAACTCACATGGGAACCTGGATGAACAGATTGCTCAGCTCATGCAATGCAAGCCCTTGTCCGAACAAGAG GTAAGAGTGCTCTGCGAGAAGGCCAAGGAAATATTAATGGAAGAAAGCAATGTCCAG CCTGTAAAAAGCCCTGTAACTATCTGTGGGGATATTCATGGACAATTCCATGATCTGGCGGAGCTCTTCCGCATTGGAGGAAAG TGCCCAGATACAAATTATTTGTTTATGGGAGATTATGTGGACCGTGGCTATTATTCAGTTGAAACAGTGACA CTCCTAGTGGCCTTGAAGGTGCGTTATCATCAGCGTATTACTATCCTAAGAGGAAACCATGAAAGCCGTCAG ATTACTCAAGTTTATGGTTTTTATGACGAGTGCCTACGGAA GTATGGTAATGCCAATGTTTGGAAGATCTTTACAGATTTATTTGACTATTTTCCACTGACAGCATTG GTTGAAAGTGAAATATTCTGTCTGCATGGAGGGCTGTCTCCATCTATTGAAACCCTTGATAACATACGTAATTTTGACCGTGTACAAGAGGTTCCTCATGAGGGTCCCATGTGTGATCTTTTATGGTCTGACCCTGATGATCGCTGTGGTTGGGGTATCTCTCCCAGGGGTGCTGGATATACGTTTGGTCAG gACATATCCGAGCAGTTTAATCACACAAATAACTTAAAGTTGATTGCTAGAGCACATCAGCTGGTCATGGAAGGATACAACTGGGGTCAT GAACAAAAAGTGGTCACTATATTTAGCGCACCCAACTATTGTTATCGCTGTGGAAATATGGCATCCATCCTGGAAGTTGATGACTGCAAAGGTCACACATTTATTCAG TTTGAGCCAGCTCCAAGGAGGGGAGAACCAGATGTGACCCGAAGAACACCTGATTACTTCCTATAA